One Streptosporangium sp. NBC_01495 DNA window includes the following coding sequences:
- a CDS encoding STAS domain-containing protein translates to MILLTSPEPSENRVEITVYGDLDAVRGVELRHVLGTLTAATVELDLAHVGFIDCAGARALLRADEHMRDLGREVIILRPSGPVLRLLRLLGFDRYLLIRHPGDAVGASRTPPGH, encoded by the coding sequence GTGATCCTGCTCACGTCGCCGGAGCCCTCCGAGAACAGGGTCGAGATCACCGTTTACGGTGATCTCGACGCCGTTAGGGGTGTCGAGCTGCGGCATGTCCTCGGCACACTCACCGCGGCGACGGTGGAGCTCGACCTGGCCCACGTGGGCTTCATCGACTGCGCGGGCGCGCGGGCCCTGCTCCGGGCCGACGAGCACATGCGAGACCTGGGCCGCGAGGTGATCATCCTGCGGCCGTCGGGCCCGGTGCTCCGCCTGCTGCGGCTGCTCGGGTTCGACCGGTACCTCCTGATCAGGCATCCCGGAGACGCGGTCGGCGCGAGCCGCACCCCGCCGGGGCACTAA
- a CDS encoding quinone-dependent dihydroorotate dehydrogenase, giving the protein MYRFVFSQILGRLDPEDAHHLMVRALRVLSTTPVVRRLLHRRLAPRDPALRVQAFGVHFPGPFGLAAGFDKDADCVEAMSALGFSHVEVGTITAHAQPGNARPRLFRLVRNRAIINRMGFNNAGAPAAARRLARPRGVPAIVGVNIGKTKVVPESGAVADYVASARELAPLADYLVVNVSSPNTPGLRDLQAVELLGPLLRAVKEIADATPKRTPLLVKIAPDLADADVDAVADLALELGLDGVIATNTTIGRQALAGAEPAGRDHSRESGGLSGRPLKARSLEVLRRLRARVGDRLVLVSVGGVEDVDDVWERLLAGATLVQGYSALIYEGPFWAYHVNRDLSRRLRRHGVVDLRQIIGRTAGRSPSA; this is encoded by the coding sequence ATGTATCGATTCGTCTTCTCGCAGATCCTCGGCCGCCTCGATCCGGAGGACGCGCACCATCTGATGGTGCGCGCCCTGCGCGTCCTCTCGACGACGCCCGTGGTCAGGCGGCTGCTCCACCGCCGTCTCGCGCCACGCGACCCCGCGCTGCGCGTGCAGGCCTTCGGCGTGCACTTCCCCGGCCCGTTCGGGCTGGCGGCCGGCTTCGACAAGGACGCCGACTGCGTGGAGGCCATGTCCGCGCTCGGCTTCAGCCACGTCGAGGTCGGCACGATCACCGCCCACGCCCAGCCGGGCAACGCCAGGCCCCGCCTGTTCCGCCTCGTGAGAAACCGGGCGATCATCAACCGGATGGGTTTCAACAACGCGGGTGCGCCCGCCGCGGCCCGGCGGCTGGCCAGGCCCCGGGGTGTCCCCGCGATCGTCGGCGTCAACATCGGCAAGACCAAGGTCGTGCCCGAGTCGGGGGCCGTCGCCGACTACGTGGCCAGTGCCAGGGAGCTCGCCCCCCTGGCCGACTACCTGGTCGTCAACGTCAGCTCGCCCAACACCCCCGGCCTGCGCGACCTGCAGGCCGTGGAGTTGCTGGGCCCGCTGCTGCGGGCGGTGAAGGAGATCGCCGACGCCACGCCCAAGCGCACCCCGCTGCTGGTCAAGATCGCTCCCGACCTGGCGGACGCCGACGTGGACGCGGTCGCCGACCTGGCCCTGGAGCTCGGGCTCGACGGCGTCATCGCCACCAACACCACGATCGGCAGGCAGGCGCTGGCCGGCGCGGAGCCCGCGGGCCGTGACCACAGCCGCGAGAGCGGCGGCCTGTCGGGACGTCCGCTGAAGGCCCGGTCGCTGGAGGTCCTGCGCAGGCTGCGCGCCAGGGTGGGCGACCGCCTGGTGCTCGTCTCCGTCGGCGGCGTCGAGGACGTGGACGACGTCTGGGAGCGCCTGCTCGCCGGGGCCACGCTCGTCCAGGGCTACAGCGCGCTGATCTACGAGGGGCCCTTCTGGGCGTACCACGTCAACCGTGACCTCTCCCGTCGCCTCCGCCGCCACGGTGTGGTCGACCTCCGCCAGATCATCGGCCGCACCGCGGGCCGGAGCCCCTCGGCCTGA
- a CDS encoding heavy-metal-associated domain-containing protein — MSTTTYTVTGMTCGHCVSSVKKEVGEVPGVTGVDVDLKTSRVDVSGDSFDDTAVRAAVKEAGYEVSA, encoded by the coding sequence ATGAGCACGACCACATACACCGTTACCGGCATGACCTGCGGCCACTGCGTGAGCTCGGTCAAGAAGGAGGTCGGCGAGGTCCCGGGTGTCACCGGTGTCGACGTCGACCTTAAGACCAGCAGGGTCGACGTCTCCGGTGACTCCTTCGACGACACGGCCGTCCGCGCCGCCGTCAAGGAAGCGGGGTACGAGGTCTCCGCCTGA
- a CDS encoding beta-N-acetylhexosaminidase yields the protein MTDLLPFPSAFTPASGFLGLPHGVVVSGPAELVDAVRLALAVLDPRPGEAGTITVESDASLGAEAYVLDVTGGGVRIAAGDRAGAFYAGQTLRQLLPAAAFRAVAGAGVSWSVPLGQVRDAPRFAWRGVHLDVARHFMPKREVFRMVDIMAVHKLNRLHLHLVDDQGWRVESRRHPRLHEVGAHRPRTTTSYYREDLTFDDVPHGGYYTLEDLAEIGAYARTRAVTVVPEIDVPGHASAILAAYPEFDARATGGRRPEPFTVLERWGISPAILSPLPETIDFLTGVIEEIVGALGETPYVHIGGDECVLDDWADSPEIVAFQAELGLEGVSDLHAWFLRRLADELAERGSRAVVWDEAFVSGMLRPDTIVMPWRGPGVARRAAAAGHDVVQTPVFPLYFDYAEASSEEEPVAIGDAITVSDVAAYAPAPESWTAEEREHVLGAQFQLWSERLPDGRAVDYRAWPRGCALAEVAWSGSAGTGFDARLEAHLGRLDALGVEYRPPAGPRPWQLGGAGHRRHRPGVVKVDEVMKHLEEMTHEADSTRPSM from the coding sequence ATGACTGACCTCCTGCCGTTCCCCTCCGCTTTCACACCTGCCAGCGGTTTCCTCGGCCTTCCCCACGGAGTCGTCGTCTCCGGTCCCGCCGAGCTGGTCGACGCCGTACGCCTCGCGCTCGCCGTACTCGACCCGCGCCCCGGCGAGGCGGGGACGATCACGGTGGAGTCCGACGCCTCACTCGGCGCCGAGGCGTACGTCCTGGACGTGACGGGCGGGGGCGTGCGGATCGCGGCCGGAGACCGGGCCGGCGCCTTCTACGCGGGCCAGACGCTGCGGCAGCTGCTGCCCGCGGCGGCGTTCCGCGCGGTGGCCGGTGCCGGGGTGAGCTGGAGCGTCCCCCTCGGCCAGGTGCGGGACGCGCCCCGGTTCGCCTGGCGCGGGGTGCACCTCGACGTGGCACGGCACTTCATGCCCAAGCGCGAGGTGTTCAGGATGGTCGACATCATGGCGGTCCACAAGCTGAACCGCCTCCACCTGCACCTGGTGGACGACCAGGGGTGGCGGGTCGAGAGCCGCCGGCACCCGCGGCTGCACGAGGTGGGCGCGCACCGCCCGCGCACGACCACCAGCTACTACCGGGAGGACCTCACCTTCGACGACGTACCGCACGGCGGCTACTACACGCTGGAGGACCTCGCCGAGATCGGTGCCTACGCGCGGACCCGCGCCGTGACGGTCGTGCCCGAGATCGACGTACCGGGACACGCCTCGGCGATCCTCGCCGCCTACCCCGAGTTCGACGCCCGCGCCACCGGCGGCCGCCGGCCGGAGCCCTTCACGGTCCTGGAACGCTGGGGCATCTCCCCCGCGATCCTGTCCCCGCTGCCGGAGACGATCGACTTCCTGACCGGCGTGATCGAAGAGATCGTGGGAGCGCTGGGCGAGACCCCGTACGTCCACATCGGCGGGGACGAATGCGTGCTCGACGACTGGGCCGACTCCCCCGAGATCGTCGCGTTCCAGGCGGAGCTGGGGCTGGAGGGCGTGAGCGACCTGCACGCCTGGTTCCTGCGCCGGCTCGCGGACGAGCTGGCCGAGCGTGGCAGCAGGGCGGTGGTGTGGGACGAGGCGTTCGTCAGCGGCATGCTCAGGCCCGACACGATCGTGATGCCCTGGCGCGGGCCGGGGGTGGCCAGGCGCGCCGCCGCCGCCGGGCACGACGTGGTGCAGACCCCGGTCTTCCCGCTGTACTTCGACTACGCCGAGGCCTCCTCCGAGGAGGAGCCCGTGGCGATCGGCGACGCGATCACCGTTTCCGACGTCGCCGCCTACGCCCCGGCGCCGGAGTCGTGGACGGCCGAGGAGCGGGAGCACGTGCTCGGGGCGCAGTTCCAGCTGTGGAGCGAGCGGCTGCCCGACGGGCGCGCGGTGGACTACCGCGCCTGGCCCCGGGGGTGCGCGCTGGCCGAGGTCGCCTGGTCGGGCTCGGCCGGGACCGGGTTCGACGCCCGGCTGGAGGCGCATCTGGGCCGCCTCGACGCGCTCGGCGTCGAATACCGGCCCCCGGCCGGCCCGCGCCCCTGGCAGCTCGGCGGAGCCGGCCACCGGCGCCACCGGCCGGGGGTCGTCAAGGTGGACGAGGTCATGAAGCACCTGGAGGAGATGACCCACGAGGCCGACTCAACCCGTCCCAGCATGTGA
- a CDS encoding phosphatase PAP2 family protein, whose protein sequence is MALAAVAIFTVPFAVLLVLVKTSSPSLTGLDESIALSLHAHALEHPGYTAFLNVATEVFGPWTWRVLVVLTAVWLWRRGAPRLAVWAVATITFGGLLNLAVKGIVDRARPDLPNPVASAPGAAFPSGHAMGAALGTCILVLILLPFLRSTTSRIVAWVVAAVIMVFVAYSRMALGVHWTSDVIAGVALGVVVVVGAAVGFEAWRRGEGRRPAEPHMEGVEPEAFRGSHSG, encoded by the coding sequence ATGGCGCTGGCGGCAGTGGCGATCTTCACGGTGCCGTTCGCGGTCCTGCTCGTGCTCGTGAAGACCTCCTCCCCCTCTCTCACGGGTCTCGACGAGAGCATCGCCCTGAGCCTGCACGCCCACGCGCTGGAGCACCCCGGCTACACCGCCTTCCTCAACGTGGCGACCGAGGTGTTCGGCCCCTGGACGTGGCGCGTGCTGGTGGTGTTGACCGCCGTCTGGCTCTGGCGCCGGGGCGCGCCGCGCCTGGCGGTCTGGGCGGTCGCCACGATCACCTTCGGCGGCCTGCTGAACCTCGCCGTCAAGGGAATCGTGGACCGGGCCAGGCCCGACCTGCCGAATCCCGTGGCCTCGGCGCCCGGCGCCGCCTTCCCCTCCGGACACGCGATGGGAGCCGCGCTGGGCACGTGCATCCTCGTGCTCATCCTGCTGCCCTTCCTGCGGAGCACGACCTCGCGGATCGTCGCCTGGGTCGTCGCGGCGGTCATCATGGTGTTCGTCGCGTACAGCCGGATGGCACTCGGCGTCCACTGGACCAGTGACGTGATCGCGGGGGTCGCGCTGGGCGTGGTGGTCGTGGTGGGGGCGGCGGTGGGGTTCGAGGCCTGGCGCCGCGGAGAGGGCCGCAGGCCCGCCGAACCGCACATGGAAGGTGTCGAACCCGAGGCGTTCCGAGGGAGCCATTCGGGGTAG
- a CDS encoding N,N-dimethylformamidase beta subunit family domain-containing protein, whose product MFQASRHPARTPLAILVTIPVAIMLVAGCSAAVERPADPPTPTPTPSASSSAVRSAEGDNATVAENAREGDPGWRVRRRGAEHEIEGFADRVSVLPGQSFRLYVSTTAGRYTARAFRMGWYGGAGARQVWRATGLPGTRQAPPRTIAATGTVTAAHWKPGPEVDTSGWPEGSYLIRLDAAGGGQRYVPLTVRSASTRGRLVIVNAVTTWQAYNDWGGRSLYTGPGGFEGRSRAVSFDRPYDTSGARLFLDMERDAIELAERRGVPLAYVTSLDLDRDPRILDGARGLVSLGHDEYWSPGMRRTVETARDHGTNLAFLGANAVYWRVRLAATRLGPRRLVVCHKDAAEDARTVLWRATGRPESSLTGPMYDCFPSESAYVVRRPGNWIFKGTGVRRGTTFPGMVGVETDRVGAGVPRPMEVLSVSPVDCGGRATVAHSAYHTVPSGAGVFSSGTMRWVCAMRGARCGHGVTDKAGAFVRRATGNILRAFAEGPAARSHPAHDNLGPLGLDGPAGR is encoded by the coding sequence ATGTTCCAAGCGTCCAGGCACCCGGCCCGCACACCACTGGCGATCCTGGTGACGATACCGGTGGCGATCATGCTGGTCGCCGGGTGTTCCGCCGCCGTCGAACGCCCCGCCGATCCGCCCACGCCCACGCCCACGCCCTCGGCGTCCTCCTCCGCGGTGCGGAGCGCCGAGGGGGACAACGCCACCGTGGCGGAGAACGCCAGGGAGGGCGATCCCGGCTGGCGGGTGCGCCGGCGCGGCGCCGAGCACGAGATCGAGGGCTTCGCCGACCGGGTGAGCGTGCTGCCGGGCCAGAGTTTCCGGCTGTACGTCTCGACCACCGCCGGCCGCTACACCGCCAGGGCCTTCCGGATGGGCTGGTACGGCGGGGCCGGGGCCAGGCAGGTCTGGCGGGCGACCGGACTGCCCGGTACGAGGCAGGCTCCGCCCAGGACGATCGCCGCCACCGGGACGGTGACCGCCGCCCACTGGAAGCCCGGACCCGAGGTGGACACCTCGGGGTGGCCCGAGGGCTCCTACCTGATCCGGCTGGACGCCGCCGGCGGGGGACAGCGATACGTTCCCCTCACCGTCAGGTCCGCCTCCACCCGGGGGCGCCTGGTCATCGTCAACGCGGTCACCACCTGGCAGGCGTACAACGACTGGGGCGGCCGCAGCCTCTACACGGGCCCCGGCGGCTTCGAGGGCAGGTCCCGGGCGGTCAGCTTCGACCGCCCGTACGACACCTCGGGAGCGCGACTCTTCCTGGACATGGAGCGCGACGCCATCGAGCTCGCCGAGCGCCGAGGCGTACCGCTCGCCTACGTCACGAGCCTGGACCTGGACCGCGACCCGCGCATCCTCGACGGGGCCAGGGGCCTGGTGTCACTGGGCCATGACGAGTACTGGTCGCCGGGCATGCGCCGTACCGTCGAGACCGCCCGCGACCACGGCACCAACCTCGCCTTCCTCGGCGCCAACGCCGTCTACTGGCGGGTCCGCCTCGCCGCGACGCGCCTGGGCCCGCGCCGCCTGGTGGTCTGCCACAAGGACGCCGCCGAGGACGCCCGGACGGTCCTGTGGCGCGCCACAGGCAGGCCGGAGAGCTCGCTGACCGGCCCGATGTACGACTGCTTCCCCTCCGAGTCCGCCTACGTGGTGAGGCGCCCCGGCAACTGGATCTTCAAGGGGACCGGGGTGCGGCGCGGCACCACCTTCCCCGGGATGGTGGGCGTGGAGACCGACAGGGTCGGCGCGGGCGTGCCGCGCCCGATGGAGGTCCTGTCGGTCTCCCCGGTCGACTGCGGCGGTCGCGCCACGGTCGCGCACAGCGCCTACCACACCGTGCCGAGCGGCGCCGGCGTGTTCAGCTCGGGCACGATGCGCTGGGTGTGCGCCATGCGGGGCGCCCGCTGCGGCCACGGCGTCACGGACAAGGCCGGGGCCTTCGTCCGCAGGGCCACGGGGAACATCCTGCGGGCCTTCGCCGAGGGACCGGCCGCGCGCAGTCATCCGGCCCACGACAACCTCGGACCCCTGGGTCTGGACGGCCCGGCGGGCCGCTGA
- a CDS encoding AraC family transcriptional regulator — translation MDALTDFLDGPRARGAFLLRSVLDPPWSLRVQDRAPLALTAVVRGEAWVVLDDGDPVRLGPGDVAIILGPDPYTVACDPAAPPDVVIHPGQHCTTLDGRSLAQEMDLGVRTWGNSPDGSTVLLTGAYQMRGEISRRLLEALPPLLVLPEDAWDCPIIPLLSDEIVKDEPGQEAVLDRLLDLLLIAVLRAWFSRPEAGAPAWYRAYSDPVVGKALRMLHNNPAHPWTVATLAAGTGVSRAALARRFTELVGEPPMAFLTDWRLAMAADLLRETDATVGAVATQVGYGSAFALSAAFKRERGVSPQEHRAGVRSPRSLRHDHAVGALAR, via the coding sequence GTGGACGCACTTACCGACTTTCTGGACGGTCCGCGGGCCAGGGGAGCGTTCCTGCTCCGCTCGGTTCTGGACCCGCCCTGGTCCCTGCGGGTCCAGGACCGGGCGCCGCTCGCCCTGACGGCCGTGGTGCGGGGCGAGGCGTGGGTGGTCCTCGACGACGGCGACCCGGTGCGCCTGGGCCCCGGGGACGTCGCGATCATCCTCGGCCCCGATCCCTACACGGTCGCCTGCGATCCGGCCGCGCCGCCCGATGTGGTGATCCATCCGGGCCAGCACTGCACCACCCTCGACGGGCGGAGCCTGGCCCAGGAGATGGACCTGGGTGTCCGCACCTGGGGCAACAGCCCCGACGGGTCAACGGTGCTCCTCACCGGCGCCTACCAGATGCGCGGGGAGATCAGCCGCCGTCTGCTGGAGGCGCTGCCCCCGCTGCTGGTCCTCCCGGAGGACGCCTGGGACTGCCCCATCATCCCGCTGCTCAGCGACGAGATCGTCAAGGACGAGCCGGGCCAGGAGGCCGTTCTCGACCGGCTGCTCGACCTGCTGCTCATCGCCGTCCTGCGGGCCTGGTTCTCCCGCCCGGAGGCCGGTGCCCCCGCCTGGTACCGCGCCTACAGCGATCCCGTGGTGGGCAAGGCCCTGCGCATGCTGCACAACAACCCGGCCCACCCCTGGACGGTGGCCACGCTGGCCGCCGGGACCGGTGTCTCCCGCGCGGCCCTGGCCCGCCGCTTCACCGAGCTGGTGGGTGAGCCGCCCATGGCGTTCCTCACCGACTGGCGGCTGGCCATGGCCGCCGACCTGCTGCGCGAGACCGACGCCACGGTCGGTGCGGTGGCCACGCAGGTCGGCTACGGCAGCGCGTTCGCGCTCAGTGCCGCCTTCAAGCGCGAACGCGGCGTCAGCCCTCAGGAGCACCGCGCCGGGGTTCGGAGTCCCAGGAGTCTCCGGCATGACCACGCGGTCGGCGCGCTCGCGCGGTAG
- a CDS encoding phosphatase PAP2 family protein, with amino-acid sequence MTRLILAPLAIMAVLTIGVGLLITKVLQTTTLIANDEGVNAQLAEDRTAYWSSITDVMSSLSDTPVIITATALLFIGFRLAFKRWNESIFLALAVFSQSAIFLLATVFAERERPTVQHLDPAPPTSSFPSGHTSAAVAFYCGVALVLTVHTHRFKILNVLWWVVGLGIPLGIAYSRMYRGMHHLSDVSWGFLLGLVCIAVAANALLFRPVLEEKKKKVLST; translated from the coding sequence GTGACGCGTCTCATCCTGGCGCCACTGGCCATCATGGCCGTGCTGACGATCGGCGTCGGGCTCCTCATCACCAAGGTCCTGCAGACGACGACCCTCATCGCGAACGACGAGGGGGTCAACGCGCAGCTGGCCGAGGACCGTACCGCCTACTGGAGCTCGATCACCGACGTGATGTCGAGTCTGTCCGACACACCGGTGATCATCACAGCCACCGCGTTGCTGTTCATCGGCTTCCGGCTGGCCTTCAAGCGCTGGAACGAGTCGATCTTCCTCGCCCTGGCGGTCTTCTCCCAGTCGGCGATCTTCCTGCTGGCGACCGTCTTCGCCGAGCGCGAGCGGCCCACCGTCCAGCACCTCGACCCCGCTCCGCCCACCTCCAGCTTCCCCTCGGGACACACCAGCGCCGCGGTCGCCTTCTACTGCGGCGTCGCCCTGGTACTGACCGTCCACACCCACCGCTTCAAGATCCTGAACGTGCTGTGGTGGGTGGTCGGCCTGGGTATCCCCCTGGGCATCGCCTACTCGCGCATGTACCGCGGCATGCACCACCTGAGCGACGTGAGCTGGGGCTTCCTGCTCGGCCTGGTCTGCATCGCGGTGGCCGCCAACGCGCTGCTGTTCCGGCCGGTGCTGGAGGAGAAAAAGAAAAAAGTTCTGAGCACGTAG
- a CDS encoding GAF domain-containing protein: MTQVLEFSQLVDRTLSALADVLGSDGAALMLIDDRDRLRAVGGSDDRGRQLELIQEQIGAGPAIETLTRGEDVVVDDLRAARPLGFPGVAARVSEVRAVLSVPLRAEERLIGTLNFYDRTSHEWQPAKVRTGERLGELMVMVLQTMAHRSPYSGKS; the protein is encoded by the coding sequence ATGACCCAGGTCCTTGAATTCTCTCAGCTCGTCGACCGCACCCTGAGCGCCCTCGCCGACGTTCTCGGCTCCGACGGGGCGGCACTCATGCTGATAGACGACCGCGACCGGTTGCGCGCGGTCGGAGGGTCCGACGACCGAGGCCGGCAACTGGAGCTGATCCAGGAGCAGATCGGCGCCGGGCCGGCCATCGAGACCCTGACCCGCGGTGAGGACGTCGTGGTCGACGACCTGCGGGCGGCCAGACCCCTCGGTTTCCCCGGCGTGGCCGCGCGGGTCTCGGAGGTCCGGGCGGTGCTCTCCGTGCCCTTACGGGCCGAGGAAAGGCTGATCGGCACCCTGAATTTCTACGACCGGACGAGCCATGAATGGCAGCCTGCGAAAGTCCGGACGGGAGAACGCCTCGGCGAGCTCATGGTGATGGTCCTTCAGACCATGGCCCATAGATCCCCTTATTCAGGGAAGTCGTAG
- a CDS encoding GAF and ANTAR domain-containing protein has translation MTHIDPEALVASLRRLQTTSSTTGIVHQLERAVDVVNSLFGYAGAGLMFAEEGKDLRYLVATDERGRSLEGAQLHLGQGPCVSAYEENSAVTSSDVRVDPRWPKLADRLHPEVRAVAGVPVRLGGEPVGTLNVYQAEVYQWDESDVQALYGYADVIEQLLTAAMAAEEKSALADQLQYALDYRVVIERAIGYLMGKHDLTATQAFTGLRKQARDTRRRVADLAAEVLGEGAGEIR, from the coding sequence ATGACTCACATTGATCCGGAAGCGCTGGTCGCGAGCCTGAGAAGGCTCCAGACGACCTCGTCCACCACAGGCATAGTCCATCAGTTGGAGCGTGCCGTGGATGTGGTGAACTCGCTGTTCGGATATGCGGGTGCGGGTCTGATGTTCGCGGAAGAAGGTAAAGATCTCCGCTATTTGGTCGCCACCGATGAGCGGGGACGCAGCCTTGAGGGCGCGCAACTCCATCTCGGTCAGGGGCCGTGCGTTTCCGCGTACGAGGAGAATTCCGCGGTGACCTCAAGTGATGTGCGGGTCGACCCGCGCTGGCCGAAGCTCGCCGACCGGCTCCACCCGGAGGTGCGGGCGGTGGCCGGGGTGCCGGTGCGGCTTGGAGGCGAGCCGGTGGGCACGCTGAACGTCTACCAGGCCGAGGTTTACCAGTGGGACGAGTCGGACGTCCAGGCGCTTTACGGCTACGCGGACGTGATCGAGCAGCTGCTCACCGCGGCGATGGCCGCCGAGGAGAAGAGCGCCCTGGCCGACCAGCTCCAGTACGCCCTCGACTACCGCGTGGTCATCGAGCGGGCGATCGGTTACCTGATGGGAAAGCACGACCTGACCGCCACCCAGGCATTCACCGGCCTGCGCAAGCAGGCCCGCGACACCCGCCGCCGCGTCGCCGACCTGGCCGCCGAGGTGCTCGGTGAGGGGGCGGGCGAAATACGGTGA
- a CDS encoding glycoside hydrolase family 15 protein has protein sequence MTADSPMGALPGPSPFPPIADYGFLSDCEVTALVAPSGNVEWLCLPRMDSPSVFAAILDRGAGGFRLGPADLRVPAARRYLPGTMILETSWGTPTGWIIVRDLLLMGPWHHDEELSHTHRRAPTDYDASHVLLRTVRCVSGEVQVTLDCEPIFDYGRRPARWAYTDRGYHQGVATAEGESLELRLTTDMRLGFEGGRATARTLLKEGDTRFCALSWTPHEPPYTFQDAYERLVWTAHHWQHWLARGAFPDHPWRRYLERSALTLKGLTFAPTGALIAASTTSLPETPGGDRNWDYRYAWVRDSTFALWGLYTLGFDWEADDFFWFIADVAERDEELQIMYGIDGECELDEYILDHLSGYEGAKPVRVGNAAYRHRQNDVWGAVLDSFYIHTRSRDRLDERIWPILKRQVESAIRHWREPDRGIWEVRGEPRHFTSSKVMCWVATDRGARLARLRDEPELAARWQAVADEIHADVCARGVSERGVFKQHYDTDVLDASLLLIPLVRFLPPDDPRVRATVLAIADELTADDLVLRYETKSTDDGMSGEEGTFAICSFWLVSALTEIGEHTRARRLCERVLSFASALGLYAEEIDPVTGRHLGNFPQAFTHLALINAVIHIIRAESGQFPPTSWPS, from the coding sequence ATGACAGCGGATTCACCGATGGGCGCGCTGCCCGGTCCCTCCCCTTTCCCGCCCATCGCCGACTACGGGTTCCTCTCCGACTGCGAGGTGACCGCCCTGGTCGCCCCGAGCGGGAACGTCGAGTGGCTCTGCCTGCCCCGGATGGACTCCCCCAGTGTCTTCGCCGCCATCCTCGACCGGGGCGCGGGGGGTTTCCGGCTCGGCCCCGCCGACCTGAGGGTGCCCGCCGCGCGCCGGTACCTGCCCGGCACCATGATCCTGGAGACGAGCTGGGGCACCCCGACCGGCTGGATCATCGTGCGAGACCTGCTGCTCATGGGGCCCTGGCACCACGACGAGGAGCTCTCCCACACGCACAGGAGGGCGCCGACCGACTACGACGCCTCCCACGTGCTGCTTCGCACGGTGCGCTGCGTGAGCGGGGAGGTGCAGGTCACGCTCGACTGCGAGCCGATCTTCGACTACGGGCGCAGGCCCGCCCGCTGGGCGTACACCGACAGGGGCTACCACCAGGGCGTCGCGACGGCGGAGGGGGAGAGCCTGGAGCTGCGGCTCACCACCGACATGCGGCTGGGGTTCGAGGGAGGGCGCGCGACGGCGCGCACCCTCCTCAAGGAGGGCGACACGCGCTTCTGCGCGCTGTCGTGGACCCCGCACGAGCCGCCGTACACCTTCCAGGACGCCTACGAGCGGCTCGTGTGGACCGCCCACCACTGGCAGCACTGGCTCGCCAGGGGCGCTTTCCCCGACCACCCCTGGCGGAGGTATCTGGAGCGCAGCGCCCTCACCCTCAAGGGCCTGACCTTCGCCCCCACGGGCGCCCTCATCGCGGCGTCGACCACCTCCCTGCCCGAGACCCCGGGCGGCGACCGCAACTGGGACTACCGCTACGCCTGGGTCAGGGACTCGACCTTCGCCCTCTGGGGCCTGTACACGCTGGGCTTCGACTGGGAGGCCGACGACTTCTTCTGGTTCATCGCCGACGTGGCGGAGCGGGACGAGGAACTCCAGATCATGTACGGCATCGACGGCGAGTGCGAGCTGGACGAGTACATCCTCGACCATCTCTCCGGGTACGAGGGCGCCAAGCCCGTCAGGGTCGGCAACGCCGCCTACCGGCACCGCCAGAACGACGTCTGGGGCGCCGTCCTCGACTCCTTCTACATCCACACCCGGTCGCGGGACCGCCTGGACGAGCGGATCTGGCCCATCCTGAAGCGGCAGGTCGAGTCCGCCATCAGGCACTGGCGGGAGCCCGACCGCGGCATATGGGAGGTACGCGGCGAGCCCCGGCACTTCACCTCCTCGAAGGTGATGTGCTGGGTGGCGACCGACAGGGGCGCCAGGCTCGCCCGGCTCAGGGACGAGCCGGAACTGGCCGCGCGCTGGCAGGCGGTCGCCGACGAGATACACGCCGACGTGTGCGCCCGGGGGGTCAGCGAGCGCGGGGTCTTCAAGCAGCACTACGACACCGACGTCCTCGACGCGTCGCTCCTGCTCATCCCGCTGGTGCGCTTCCTGCCGCCCGACGACCCCAGGGTCCGCGCCACCGTGCTGGCCATCGCCGACGAGCTGACCGCCGACGACCTGGTCCTGCGCTACGAGACGAAGAGCACGGACGACGGCATGAGCGGGGAGGAGGGCACCTTCGCGATCTGCTCGTTCTGGCTCGTCTCGGCACTGACGGAGATCGGGGAGCACACCCGCGCCCGCAGGCTCTGCGAGAGGGTCCTCTCCTTCGCCAGCGCCCTCGGTCTCTACGCCGAGGAGATCGACCCGGTGACCGGGCGCCACCTCGGCAACTTCCCCCAGGCGTTCACCCACCTGGCGCTCATCAACGCGGTCATCCACATCATCCGCGCCGAGAGCGGGCAGTTCCCCCCGACCAGCTGGCCGTCATGA